CGTCGCCATTTCGCGCAAGGTGGCGTCGTTAAACACCACATAGGGCGGCACGCCCTGCGCGCGGGCAAGGTCGCGGCGCAGGGTGCGCAGCGCGTCGAACAGTGGGTCGTGCGGATAGTCGACCCGCTCCTTGCCCTTGCGCCGCCGCGCGCGTTCGGGCGGCAGCACGAGCGGCAGCCGTTCCTCGCCCTTCAGGATCGGCCGCGCGCCGGGACCGAAGCTCAGCCCGCCATAATCGTCGGCGCGCAGTGCGTCGCGCGCGAGCAGGGCGCGGGCCACGGGCTTGATCAGCTTGAGTTCGGCCTCGTCGGCGATGCCGAACACGGAAAGCCGATTGTGCCCCAGCATCAGCACGCGCTCGGTCTCGCGGCCGGCCAGCACGTCGGTGAGATGGGTGACGCCATAACGCATCTCGGTCCGGAAGGCGGCCGAGAGCAGTTTCTGCGCGACGACCGTGCCGTCGATGCCGGTCGGCGGGTTCAGGCAATTGTCGCAATTGCCGCAGGCGGGCGGGGGCGTCTCGCCGAAGTGGCGGAGCAGGATCGCGCGGCGGCAGCCCGGTGCCTCGACCAGCATCGCCATGGCGTTCAGCCGCTGGCGCTCGCCGGGGCGGCGGCCTTCTTCGACATCGGTTTCGATCCGCCGGCGGGCACGGGCGAAGTCGTCGGCGCCCCAGAAAAGCTGGGTGACGGCGGGCTCGCCATCGCGCCCGGCGCGGCCGGTCTCCTGATAATAGGCCTCGATCGACTTGGGCAGGCCGGCATGGGCGACGAAGCGGACGTCGGGCTTGTCGATCCCCATGCCGAAGGCGACCGTCGCCACCATCACCATATCCTCGCTGGCGACGAAGGCCCTCTGGTTGGCGGCGCGGATCTGGGGATCGAGCCCGGCGTGATAGGCACGCGTCGGCCGGCCGCCGGCGCCGAGCTGCGCAGCAAGCTTCTCGGTCGCGTCGCGGGTGGGGGCGTAGACGATGCCCGATCCGGGATTGTCGTCGAGCAGCGCCATCAGCTGCTTCGCCACCCCATCGCGCGTGGTGATGCCGTAGCGTAGATTCTCCCGATCGAAGCCGGCCAGGATCAGCCCGTCGGGCTCGATGCCGAGCTGGGCGAGGATGTCTTCGCGGGTGTGGTGGTCGGCGGTGGCGGTGAGCGCGAGGCGGGGGACCTCGGGCCGTTCCTCCAGCAGGCCGCGCAGCAGCCGGTAGTCGGGGCGGAAATCATGGCCCCATTCGGAGACACAATGCGCCTCGTCGATCGCGATCAGCGCGAGCGGGGTCTGGTCGATCAGCCGGCGGAAACCCTCGGTCGAGACCCGCTCGGGCGCGACATAGAGCAGGTCGAGCTGGCCGGCACGCAGCCGGTCCATCGTCTCGAAGCGGTTGTCATCGGCGGAGGTCAGCGCGGCGGCGCGGATGCCCGCCGCTTCGGCCGAACGGACCTGATCGTGCATCAGCGCGATCAGCGGCGAGATGACAAGGCCGGTGCCCTCGCGGCAGAGCGCCGGGATCTGGTAGGTCAGCGACTTGCCCGCGCCGGTCGGCATCACCGCCAGTGTGTTGCACCCCGCCATCACCCGGTCGATCACATCCTGTTGCCGTCCCCGGAACTGCGAAAATCCGAAGGTTTCGTGCAGGGCTTCCAGGGGGGTGGGCATGGAGGCCCTTCTAGCGGCTGGGGACGGGGTGTCGAGCCTTCAAGGGCGCTTGGGTCCGCGCCGGTTCATCCACTTCTGCGCGGGCAGCTCGAAGCCGTGATAGAGCGCTGCCGACACCGCGACGACGATCAGCAGGAACAGGCCGATCAGCGGCAGCGGCACATCGTTCACGTCGCTGACGAAGGCGATCTTGAACAGCATGTAGAGGAAGGCATGCGCCAGATAGGTCGCGTAGCTGATCTCGCCGAACCAGTGAATCATGCGGCCCTTCATCGGACTGGGCCTTTCGGAGGTCAGCGCAAGCATCAGCAGGAAGGTGACGAAGGTGAAGGGCAGCGCCAGCGTCTCGGGTGCGCCCGCGAAATAGGCGGCGAGGCCTGCAACGCCCAGCACGCCCGCGATCAACGCGGGCCGGTTGGGCGCGTCGCGCCAGCGCAGCCACAGCGCGGCGACGATCGTTCCCATTGCGAACTCGAACAGGCAGCGCGGGAGGCCGAGGTGGGGGATGTCGTTGCCGAGCAGCGGCTTGCCCATGGCGGTGAATACACCGAACAGGCCGAGCATCAGCAGGCCGAGCAGGGCGATCAGTACCGGGGTCGACGTCCTCTGCCAATCGATGCGCGTCACCAGCAGCGGGAAGACGAGATAGGCGCCCAGTTCGCAGCTGATCGACCAGGCGGGAACGTTCCAGCCGAGTTCGGGAAGAAAGCCCCAATTCTGGAGCAGCAGCAGATGGAAGGGCAGCGTCTCCCAGCGGTAATCGGGCGGCAGCGCCCGTCCAGTCGCGACGCAGGCCAGCGCGAAGCCGACCGCGCCGAGCAGCACGAGCAGATGGAGCGGCCAGATCCGCGCCAGCCGCCGCCACAGGAAATGTGGCACCGCCCGCCAGCGATGTTCGCCGAGGAGAGAGCGATAGTTGAGCCAGATCACGAAGCCGGACAGCACAAAGAAGAAATCGACCGCGAGATAGCCCTTGGCGAGAAAATCGATCACGCCCTGGGGCAGTGAGCCGCTGGCGCTTTCCCGGATGTGATAGAGGACTACATACCAGGCCGCGATCCCGCGCGCGGAGGTGAGCGGACGAAGTTCGTGCCGGACCTGCAACTCGCTTATGCCCCCAACGCGTCACCCCTGCGAAGGCGGGGGTCCATGTCTGTATTCACCACAGATGCCATCGCGGGTGAAGAGAGACATGGATGCCAGCCTGCGCTGGCACGGCGAATATCAGGCAGGCTATGCCGCCTCCTTGTCCTTCTCCTCGGCCTCGCTCGCCTGGCGCATCCACATCTCGGCATAGAGGCCGTCGCGCGCCATCAGCTCGGCGTGGCTGCCGCGCTCGGCGATGCGGCCTGCTTCCAGGACGACGATCTCGTCGGCATGGACGATAGTCGACAGGCGGTGTGCGATGACGATGGTGGTGCGGCCCTGTTCGACGCCGCGCAGCGTGGCCTGGATGTCGGCCTCCGTACGACTGTCCAGTGCGCTGGTCGCCTCGTCGAGGATCAGGATGGGTGGGTTCTTGAGCAGGGAGCGGGCGATCGCTACCCGCTGCTTCTCACCGCCCGACAGTTTCAGCCCGCGTTCCCCGACTTTCGTTTCATAGCCGTGCGGCAGCGACAGGATGAAGTCGTGGATCGCGGCGCCCTGCGCTGCTGCCTCGATCTCGTTCCGGGTCGCGCCCTCGCGGCCATAGCCGATATTGTAGCCGATCGTGTCGTTGAACAATACCGTGTCCTGCGGGACGATGCCGATCGCGCGGCGCAGCGATTCCTGGGTGACATGGGCGATGTCCTGCCCGTCGATCGTCACCCGCCCGCCGCTGATGTCGTAGAAGCGGTAGAGGATGCGCGCGAGAGTCGACTTGCCCGCACCCGAAGGGCCAACCACGGCCAGCGTACCGCCAGGCCGGATCGACAGGTCGATCCCCTTAAGGATCGGCCGCTCGGGATCATAGTGGAAGGTGACATCCTCGAAGCGGACCAGCCCGCCGGTGACGGCGAGCGGCTTCGCATCGGGGGCATCGGTCACTTCGGCGGGCGTATCCACCAGCCGGAACATCGCCTCCATGTCGATCAGCCCCTGGCGGATCTCGCGATAGACCATGCCGAGCATGTCCAGCGGCCGAAACAGCTGGCTGAGGATGGTGTTGATGAACACCACGTCGCCCGGCGAATACCAGCCCTTGCTCCAGCCATAGACGCTGTAGCCCATTGCGCCCGCCATCATCAGGTTGGTGATAAGCGACTGGCCGACGTTGAGCAGCGCCAGCGAGCTTTCATTCTTCGTCGCAGCGCGGGCATAATCTTCGACGGCCTGGCCGTAATTGGCGGTCTCGCGCGCCTCGGCGCTGAAATATTTGACCGTCTCGTAATTGAGCAGCGAGTCGACGGCGCGGGCTGCCGCGCGCGTGTCATATTCGACCATCGCGCGGCGCATCTTGGTGCGCCACTCGGTCACCTTGCGGGTGAAGCGGATATAGCAGGCGATCGCGAACAGCGTCGCGGCGACCAGGCCCCAGCCGAACTTGAAGAAGAAGATCAGGCAGACCGCGCTCAGCTCGAAAATAGTCGGGCCGATATTGAACAGCAGGAAATAGAGCATCGTGTCGATGCTCTTGGTGCCGCGCTCGACGATCTTGGTCAGCGCGCCGGTGCGCCGTTCGAGATGATAGCGCAGCGACAGCCGATGAAGCTGGGAGAATACCTCCACCGAGAGGCGCCGTCCCGCGTCTTGGCCGACCAGCTCGAAGATCGCGTTGCGCATATTGTCGAACAGCACGCCGCCGAAGCGCGCGCCCGCATAGGCGACGACCAGCGCCACCGCGATCATGACCCCCGGTTCGAAGCCCGGTGTCATCCGGTCGATCGCGGCCTTGTAGGCGAAGGGCATCAGCAGCACCGCCGCCTTGGCCGCCAGCACCAGCAGCAGCGCTATCACCACGCGCGCGCGCAGCGCCGGCTCGTGTTTCGGCCAGAGATACGGGATGAAGCGGCGGAGGGTCTCCCAGCCCTGTTCGGGGGCGGCGGTGGTGGCGGAAGCGTGATCGGGCGGCATGTCGGACGTGAAGATAGGGATGCGGGTCCGTTGAGGGAAGGTCGAACGGCTTTGGGCGCGACAAGCAGCGTTTGGGCGCGCACACCGGTCCACGCAACGGTTTCATGCGCGTGACATGGTTGCCCCGACGCGAAAGTTGGCCGCATGGCGCCGGCATGACTTCGCAAACTTCGGAAAACCCGCCGCAGAAGCTACGTCCGCTGCCTCTGCTGATCTTCAGTTCACGCTGGCGGCTATGAGACGTTCGTGTCGCGGCTGGGATTGAACAACCATCCCGATCAGCCGGAATGGCTGAGCCACGTCAACACTGGCGTGCTCAAGGTCAAGCTGGCCATGGCGATCATCGGCATCTCCTCGATCCATCTGCTCCGCTCGTTCATCGAGGCGGACATGATCGGCCAGCCGAACGGCCGCATCACCGAAACCGGGCTGCTCTGGCAGACGGTGATCCACATGGCCTTCATCCTGTCCGCGCTCGGCATCGCCTGGGTCGATCGGATGAGCCAGCAGAAGCATTGACCGGCTGACGGGGAGTGACCGGACGGGGGAGGATGGCGATGCCGCCGGCCCCCGCCAGTCCGTCAGGCGTCGGGCTGGATCAGCTCACCGGTGATGCGGATGCCGGCGCCGTCGACCTGATAGGTCTTGTTGATGAAGATCAGGATCGACGTGAGTGCTTCCGCCGCCGCCGAATTGACCAGCGCGCCGCCATGGATGCCGCGAAGGCCCATCGCGTCGGCCAGCTCGACGACGATCTGCCGGTCGGCCTTGTCGTCGCCGAAGACCAGCACGTCGCACTCGATATCCTTGTCGGTGATCAGCTTGTGGCCCGCCACGCTGTGGAAGGCGGAGACGATCCGCACGCCATCGCCCAGCGCGTTCCGCGTGCGCACCGCCGCGCTGCCTTCCGCCGGCAGCTGCACGCGCATCACCCTGGGCGGCACCAGCGGCACGGTGGTATCTACCACCAGCTTGCCGGCCACATAGGGCTTGATGCCGGCCAGCGTCGTATCCTGGGAGTCGAAGGGGACGGTGACAATGATGACGTCACCGGCCTGGGCGGCGTCGGCGTTGCTCATGCCGGTAAGGCCGAAGCCGAGTTCGGTGGCCTTGGCCTGTGCGCTCTCGGCCGAGCGCGATCCGATCACCACCGCACGCCCGGCCTTGGCCAGCCGCCGCGCGATCGCCGCGCCCAGCTTGCCAGTGCCGCCGATCACCGCGATCCGTTCATTGCCAGCCATGCCGTCTCTCCCATCCTCATATTCGATGGGCGGTTCTTAACGGCAACGGCCCCACATACAAGCGGGGCCGGCCTATGAGAAGCGTCAGGGCCGGAGCGTTTCGGCTGGCCCGTGCCCGGAGGGGCGGCGGGCCTGCCGATATTCAGGCCGGCGTCTTCTTGGCGCGCGGCTTGGCGGAAGCGGCCTTCGCCGGGGCCTTGGCCGGTGCTTTTGCCGCAGCCTTGCCGGGAGCCTTGGTTTCGGCCTTGGGCGTGGACGCGGGCTTCGCCTTTGCGGCGGGCTTTGCCGCTGCGGGGGCTTTCGCTACCGCTGCCGGCTTTGCCGCCACGGGAGCTTTTGCCGCGGCTGCCGGCTTTGCCGCTGCGGGCTTGGGGGCCGCCTTGGGCTTTGCGGCTGCGGCAGGCTTCGGCGCCGCTGCAGTCTTGGCAGCCGCCGGCTTCGCTGTGGCTGCCGCGGGCTTCACTGCCGGCGCGGGCTTTGCCGCCGCCGCCGGCTTCGCGGCTGGGGCCGGCTTCGCCGCTGCCGCTGCCGGTTTCGCCGCGGCAGGCTTCGGGGCGGTTACGGGCTTGGTCGTCGCAGCGGGCTTCGCCGCAGTGGCGGCCTTGGCGGCGGGCTTGCGGCCGAGGCCGATCTTCACCGCGAGCGCCTTGCGCTGCTCGGCGTAATTGGGCGCGACCATCGGATAGTCAGCCGGAAGATTCCACTTCTTGCGATAGTCATCCGGCGACATGCCGTAGTTGGTCTGAAGATAACGCTTGAGCATCTTCATCTTCTTGCCGGACTCAAGGCTCACGATATAGTCGGGCTTCACCGACGAACGGACTGCCACCGCCGGCTTGAGTTCTGGTTCCGGCGCGCTCTGTGGCTTGCCGAGGCCCTCGAGTGCCTGATGAACGCTCTTGATCAGTGCGGGCAAGTCCGAGACCGAGACATTATTATTGGCGACATGCGACGCGACAATATCGGCGGTCAGAGCCAGAACGGTTTCGTCAGCCATGGGTATGGGGTCCTTGCAGTTGAAGGCGCTTCTTCGTCCAATATTCGCAAAGAAACAATTGCTTTGATGAGGAGCGCCAGATTTTTTTGGCGGCGGCCGGCGTGCAGGGCAGCTATTCGTCGGCCGCGAAACGGCGATCGCCACCTTCAAATAGTCCTGATAACCGCCAAAAGCTGGTTCTGTCGAAGGCCTTCCCGATGGCGGCAATATCCAGAAGCCCGAGCTCATCCCAAAAACTTTCCAAGGCGATCGGCGCAGGGTTTTTCTACCTCCGTGACTGGCGATGACGCGGTCTCTCGACGAAATCGGACGGCGACACGGCGAATCATTTTACCGCTGCGAAGTGATCGGGGCTTCCGGATAGATGTCGTCAGGTAATGAAATCTTGTACTCCCTTGTCGAGCGAAGGTTTCGAAGATGTCGTTCGGTTCCATCGCTACGCCGGTGATGCGATGGCACCCGCAAGCAGCCAGCTTGTCCGGGCTTCTCTTTGACGTTTGAAGGACAGGGGCACCGGATGTCCGTTGCCGGCAACATGCGGGCCGGCCGGACAAGGCCGGGCCGATCGGGCGCTTTACCCGTCCTTTGTTTCGTGGCCAGCCATGTGGAGGGCACGGCAGTCCCTGCCGGACGGAGAATTGTGTGGCATGGCGTTTGGGGGGGTGTCGCCGAGGGCCCGCTCAGGAGGCGCGGCTCGGGAGGGGGGCGACCGCCCAGGGTCGTCCCTAGATGTGGAGCCTCAACAGGTTATTCATTGGCTGACGTAGTCGGCTGATGGGCGGTTGTGATTGTAAGCTGCCGTGGGGGCGGTGCCAGTTATAATTATGGAGCCATGGACTGAGGGCGCGTTTGCGGTGCTCGGAGGTTGGATAGGCGCGAGCATATGCCCATTCGCGTAAGCTGGTCTGGATGAAGCGTTCGGCCTTGCCGTTAGTCTTGGGCGTGTAGGGTTTGGTGCGGATGTGCTTGAGGCCGAGTGCTTTGCAGGCGTCGCGGAAGGCGAAGCTTTTGTAGCAGGCGCCGTTGTCGGTCATGACGCGCGAGACAGTGATGCCGAGGCTTTGATAATAGGCGATGGCGGCGAAGAGGAAGGCGGTTGCGCTTTCCTTCTTTTCGTCGGGGAGGATCTGGCTGAAGGCGATGCGCGAGGCATCGTCGATGCAGACGTGGACGAACTCCCAGCCCGCGCCGTAGCGCTCGCCAGCACGGCTGCCGCGAGTGCTGCTCTGCTTTGTCCGATTGCCGGTGATGCGATGGCCGACGCGTTCGAAGCGGCCGAGCTTCTTGATGTCGATGTGGATCAGCTCGCCGGGGTGCGCGCGCTCATAGCGACGGATGGGCTCGGGAGGATCGAGATCGCGCATTCGGCTCAAGCGTGCGTTGCGCAGTATCCGGCTGACAGTGGCTGGCGAGAGCTTCAGCGTGGCGGCGATCTGCTTGCCGCAGAGGCGCTGACGGCGCAGGGCGATGACCTGCTCGATGCGGTCGGCGGGCGTGGCGCGGGGCATGGCGTGTGGGCGCGAGCTGCGGTCGACGAGACCGGCTTCGCCTTCGATCCGATAACGTGCCAGCCACTTGGCTACGGTTCGCTCCGAGACGCCCAGGGCGGTCGCGACCGCCCTGGGCGTCTCGCGCAGAACCATCACGCGCCGGACGATCTCGGCTCGACTGAAGGGCGTGGTTCGGGCATTCTTGTGGATGTTCATCCGGTCGTTCCTCCAGACCTGACGTGTCGCAACATCAGTCTGATCCGGTCACGCCGGATGAACAACCTCCTGAAAGCTCACACCTAGAGCGCGTCGATCGCGCCCGAGATGCCGAGCGGATGGCAGTCGCGATCGACCAGAGTGATGCGAGGGTGGCAAGGCAGGCGCCCGGGCGGCGGCGTGGGAGCCGCCGTCCGGGCGTGGAATGGTTAGGATCCGGCTTTGATCATATCGAGGGCGACGTCGACGATCATGTCCTCCTGGCCGCCGACCATCTTGCGGCGGCCGAGCTCGACGAGGATTGCGCGGGTATCCAGCTTATAGTCGGCCGCCGCCTTCTCGGCGTGGCGCAGGAAGCTCGAATAGACGCCGGCATAGCCGAGCGCGAGCGTCTCGCGGTCGACGCGAACAGGGCGGTCCTGCAAGGGGCGGACGAGATCCTCGGCCGCGTCCATCAGCGCCATCACGTCGCAGCCATGGTTCCAGCCCTTGCGGTCGACGGCGGCGACGAACACCTCCAGCGGGGCGTTGCCGGCGCCGGCACCCATGCCGGCGAGGCTCGCGTCGATCCGCACCGCGCCTTCCTGCGCGGCGACGATCGAGTTGGCGACGCCCAGCGAGAGATTGTGATGGGCATGCATGCCGCGCTGCGTCTCGGGCTTGAGCACCCGATCATAGGCCTGGAAGCGGGTGCGGATCCCGTCCATGTCGAGCGCGCCGCCGCTGTCGGTGACATAGACGCACTGCGCGCCATAGCTCTCCATCAGCAGCGCCTGCTGCGCCAGTGCCTCGGGCTCGATCATGTGGCTCATCATCAGGAAGCCCGACACGTCCATGCCGAGATCGCGGGCGATGCCGATATGCTGCTTCGAGACGTCCGCCTCGGTGCAGTGGGTCGCGACGCGGACCGACCGCACGCCGATGTCATAGGCGCGGCGCAGCTCGTCCACCGTCCCGACGCCGGGCAGGATCAGCGTGGTCAGCACCGACCGGGTCAGCACCTCGGCCACGGCCTCCAGCCATTCCCAGTCGGTGTGCGCGCCGAAGCCATAGTTGAAGCTGGCGCCGTTGAGACCATCGCCATGCGCCACCTCGATTGCGTCCACGCCCGCATCGTCGAGCGCCTTGGCGATCGCGCGGACATGATCGATCCCGTACATGTGCCGGATCGCGTGCATGCCGTCGCGCAGCGTCACGTCCTGGATGTAGAGCTTGTCCTTGGCTACGTCGAAGCTCATGCCGCGACCCTCCCTGTGATGATGCGCTCAGCGAGCAGTTCTCCGGTCGCCTTGGCGGCGGCGGTCATGATGTCGAGATTGCCCGAATAGCTTGGCAGATAGTCACCGGCGCCCTCGACCTCCAGGAAGATCGAAGTCTTGATGCCGGTATACTCGCCGCGTCCGGGTATCTTCAGCTTGTTATTGTCGCCGAAGCGCTCGAACTGCACCTCCTGCTTCAGCCGGTAGCCGGGCACATAGGCCTGGACCTTCTTGACCATCGCCTTGACCGAAGCGCGGATCGTCTCCTCGTCGGCGCCTTCGGACAGGGTGAAGACGGTGTCGCGCATGATCATCGGCGGCTCGGCCGGGTTGAGGATGATGATCGCCTTGCCCTTGGCGGCGCCACCCACCTTCTCGATCGCCGAAGCGGTGGTGCGGGTGAACTCGTCGATATTGGCGCGCGTGCCGGGGCCCGCCGATCGCGACGAGACCGAAGCGACGATCTCGGCATAATGCACCGTCGCGACCTGGCTGACCGCCGCCACCATCGGAATGGTCGCCTGGCCGCCGCACGTCACCATGTTAACGTTGGTCGCATCAAGATGCTCGTCCATGTTGACCGGCGGGATGGTGAAGGGGCCGATCGCGGCGGGCGTCAGGTCCACCACCAGCTTGCCGTCGGCGCGCAGCGCCTCGTCATGTACCTTGTGGGCATAGGCGGATGTCGCGTCGAAGACGATACCGATCTCGGCATAGTCGGGCAGATTCTTCAGCCCCTCGAGCCCCTCATGAGTCGTCGCGATGCCGCGCTCGCGCGCCATCGCCAGACCTTCCGATGCCGGGTCGATGCCCACCACCGCCGCCAGTTCCATATTCTGCGGATATTTGATCATCTTGATCATCAGGTCGGTGCCGATATTGCCCGACCCTATGATCGCCGCCTTGATCTTCTCGGTCATCGCTGGGGATCTCTCCGATATGCCGTCCGCCCGATCGTCGGGCCCTTCTGCCGGCATCGAAAATAGGGCAGGGCGACCGGCCCGAGCAAACTCCGCTTGTCTTGTTTTTCCATATCGTGGGATAAGAATGACATGTCCTCTTCCCCCACCGCATCGCCCCGATCGGTCGACAAGTCGCTCGCGCTGCTGGTGCAGGTGATCGAAGGCGGAGCATTCCCATCGATGTCGGCGCTTGCCCGCGCGGCCGATCTGCCCGTCTCGACCGTCCATCGGCTGCTGGCCGGGCTCGAACAGGCCGGCTTCGTCGCCCGGCTGGAGCGCGGCCATTATGTCGGTGGCCCCACCCTGCGCCGGCTGGCGCGGCGGCAGGACGATTCCGCCAAGATATTGGCCCAGATCGGTGGGCCGATCCTGGCGCGGCTGTCGCGGCGGACCGGCCGGATCTGCCATCTCGGCATCCTCGAGGAGAATATGATGACCTATCTGGTGAAGGAGGGCGACGCCGAGGACAATGCGGTATCGCGGCTCGGCATGCAGCTGGAGGCCTATTGCACGGGCCTGGGCAAGGCGCTGCTTGCCCATCTGCCGGAAAATGAGCGCGAGCTGTTCGTGGCCGGAGGCGGCTTCGTGGCGCTGACGCCGAGTACGCTGACGACGCCTTCGGCGTTCCGGGACGAGTTCGCCCGTATCCGCGAGCGTGGCTATGCGCTGGACCAGGAGGAGATGGTCCCGGGCCTGGTCTGCATCGCCGTGCCGATCCGCGCCATGGACCGGGTGGTCGCCGCCATATCGCTGGTGGTGACCCAGAGCGCCGAGCCGCGTCGGCCGACCTCCTATCTGGGCCGGCTCCACGCCGCCGCGCGCGAGATCGAAACGAGGCTGCACCCCTTCGCCGACATGCTCGTCGCGGCCTGACGAGCCCGGAGGCAGGGCCCGCCAACTTCCTGTCGCGAAAATTCCTGCACTCGGCTACGCGGCGACCGGACGAACCATGGCTGGGAGGAGCGATCCTTGGCGCGCATATTGCTGACCCGGCGCTGGCCCGCCGCGATCGAGGCGGAACTGGCAAGCCGCCATCAGGTCCACATCAATACCGATGACCGGCCGATGTCGCAGGCCGAACTGGCCGAGGCGATGCGGACCTTCGACGTGCTGTGCCCGACGGTGTCCGACCGGATCGACGCGGCGGTGATCGGCGCGGGCGGTGGCGCCCGGATCATCGCCAATTATGGCGCGGGCGTGGATCATATCGACCTTGCCGCCGCGCGCGCCGCCGGTATCGCCGTCACCAATACCCCCGACGTGCTGACCGAGGCGACCGCCGAGTTGGCGGTGCTGCTGATGCTGATGGCCAGCCGCCGCGCGGGGGAGGGCGAGCGCGAATTGCGCGAGGGTCGCTGGTCAGGCTGGAGGCCGACCCATCTGCTCGGGCGCTCCCTGCGGGGGCGCCGGCTGGGGCTGGTCGGCTATGGACGGATCGCGCGCGAGACCGCGCGGCGCGCCCGGGCCGCCTTCGGCGTCGAACTCAGCTATCACAGCCGCCGGCCCGTGGCCGACGACGATCTTGGTGCACAATATATGGCCTCGCTCGACGCGCTGATGGCGGAGGCCGACATCGTTTCGCTGCATTGCCCGGGCGGCGCCGAAACCCATCATCTGATCGATGCGCCGATGCTGGGGCGGATGAGGCCCGGCGCGCTGCTGATCAACACGGCGCGCGGCTCGGTGGTGGACGAGGCGGCGCTGGCGGCGGCG
The sequence above is drawn from the Rhizorhabdus dicambivorans genome and encodes:
- a CDS encoding 2-hydroxyacid dehydrogenase gives rise to the protein MARILLTRRWPAAIEAELASRHQVHINTDDRPMSQAELAEAMRTFDVLCPTVSDRIDAAVIGAGGGARIIANYGAGVDHIDLAAARAAGIAVTNTPDVLTEATAELAVLLMLMASRRAGEGERELREGRWSGWRPTHLLGRSLRGRRLGLVGYGRIARETARRARAAFGVELSYHSRRPVADDDLGAQYMASLDALMAEADIVSLHCPGGAETHHLIDAPMLGRMRPGALLINTARGSVVDEAALAAALTEGKIGGAGLDVYEREPAVHPLLLDAPNVVLLPHLGSATLETREAMGRQAMLNLEALLDGREPPNRVA
- a CDS encoding acetaldehyde dehydrogenase (acetylating); amino-acid sequence: MTEKIKAAIIGSGNIGTDLMIKMIKYPQNMELAAVVGIDPASEGLAMARERGIATTHEGLEGLKNLPDYAEIGIVFDATSAYAHKVHDEALRADGKLVVDLTPAAIGPFTIPPVNMDEHLDATNVNMVTCGGQATIPMVAAVSQVATVHYAEIVASVSSRSAGPGTRANIDEFTRTTASAIEKVGGAAKGKAIIILNPAEPPMIMRDTVFTLSEGADEETIRASVKAMVKKVQAYVPGYRLKQEVQFERFGDNNKLKIPGRGEYTGIKTSIFLEVEGAGDYLPSYSGNLDIMTAAAKATGELLAERIITGRVAA
- a CDS encoding IclR family transcriptional regulator, which encodes MSSSPTASPRSVDKSLALLVQVIEGGAFPSMSALARAADLPVSTVHRLLAGLEQAGFVARLERGHYVGGPTLRRLARRQDDSAKILAQIGGPILARLSRRTGRICHLGILEENMMTYLVKEGDAEDNAVSRLGMQLEAYCTGLGKALLAHLPENERELFVAGGGFVALTPSTLTTPSAFRDEFARIRERGYALDQEEMVPGLVCIAVPIRAMDRVVAAISLVVTQSAEPRRPTSYLGRLHAAAREIETRLHPFADMLVAA